In Methanothermococcus thermolithotrophicus DSM 2095, one DNA window encodes the following:
- a CDS encoding NAD-dependent epimerase/dehydratase family protein, whose protein sequence is MKYNNILVTGSAGFIGFHLCKRILDNYEDINIIGIDNLNDYYNPLLKEKRNEILKKYDNYNFIKLDFSEYDKLVENLKDKNIDLIVHLGAQAGVRYSLENPWAYEKSNLLGTLNIFELARRFDIEKVVYASSSSVYGGNKKVPFSEDDKVDNPVSLYAATKKSNELMAHTYHHLYGTKMVGLRFFTVYGEWGRPDMAFWKFTKNILLEKPIDVYNYGKMMRDFTYVSDIVNGILSSIEKDFDYEVFNLGNDNPTELEYAIGLIEKYTGKKAIKNYMPIQPGDVEKTWADLTKSRELLKYNPEVKIEEGLKRFCNWIKNNWDWVKNI, encoded by the coding sequence ATGAAATACAATAATATTTTAGTGACTGGAAGTGCGGGTTTTATAGGCTTTCACCTGTGTAAAAGGATATTGGATAATTATGAAGATATAAATATAATTGGAATAGACAATCTAAACGATTACTACAACCCACTACTAAAAGAAAAGAGAAATGAAATTCTAAAAAAATATGATAATTACAATTTTATAAAGTTAGATTTTTCAGAATACGATAAATTAGTTGAAAATTTAAAAGACAAAAATATTGATTTAATAGTTCATTTGGGAGCTCAGGCTGGAGTGAGGTACTCCTTGGAGAATCCTTGGGCTTATGAAAAATCAAACCTATTGGGGACATTGAATATTTTTGAACTTGCAAGAAGATTTGATATAGAAAAGGTTGTTTATGCATCTTCTTCATCGGTCTATGGAGGGAATAAAAAGGTCCCTTTTAGCGAGGACGATAAGGTAGATAATCCTGTTTCATTATATGCTGCAACAAAAAAATCTAATGAGCTCATGGCACATACTTATCATCATTTGTATGGTACTAAAATGGTTGGATTGAGATTTTTTACAGTGTATGGTGAATGGGGAAGGCCAGATATGGCGTTCTGGAAATTTACAAAAAATATCCTGCTGGAAAAACCAATAGACGTTTATAACTATGGAAAAATGATGAGGGACTTTACTTATGTATCGGATATAGTTAACGGTATTTTATCATCCATTGAAAAGGATTTTGATTATGAAGTGTTTAATTTAGGAAATGATAATCCAACAGAGCTAGAATATGCCATAGGCTTGATTGAAAAATATACTGGAAAAAAAGCGATAAAAAATTATATGCCAATTCAACCTGGAGATGTTGAAAAAACATGGGCAGATTTAACAAAATCAAGAGAGTTATTAAAGTACAATCCAGAAGTTAAAATTGAAGAAGGATTAAAAAGATTTTGTAATTGGATAAAAAATAATTGGGATTGGGTTAAAAATATCTGA
- a CDS encoding nucleotide sugar dehydrogenase, with the protein MKNPKICVIGLGYVGLPLAVRFAEHFKVIGFDISEKRINELNNGIDRTGEIKKEDFEKINDNIIFTNDEKRIKEGNVIIITVPTPTTKDKKPDLRFLESASKIVGRNLKKGAIVVYESTTYPGCTEEFCLPILEKESGMKLGEFYIGYSPERINPGDLSHTIDKITKIVAGCDKETTDVLLETYGKITNVYPASSIRVAESAKVIENIQRDINIALFNELAMLFDKLNIDSKEVFDAASTKWNFLRFYPGFVGGHCIPEDPYYLATKSIEAGYIPELILAGRRINENVPLFVANKVVKLLIKNNKLIKDTKICIFGGTYKENVPDLRESKVEELINELKDFGIENIVLIEPLIDKDEIFGVKNIKKPKGKYDVVIYAVDHNEFSKYDVLNCLNENGILIDIKRKFDKKGVESRGIIYWGL; encoded by the coding sequence ATGAAAAATCCAAAAATATGTGTTATTGGACTTGGATATGTAGGATTACCATTAGCAGTTCGTTTTGCAGAACATTTTAAAGTTATTGGATTTGATATAAGTGAAAAAAGAATTAATGAACTAAATAACGGAATTGACAGAACTGGCGAAATTAAAAAAGAGGATTTTGAAAAAATTAATGACAATATCATATTTACAAATGATGAAAAAAGAATTAAAGAAGGAAATGTTATCATCATAACCGTCCCAACACCGACAACAAAAGATAAAAAACCAGATTTAAGATTTTTGGAGAGTGCATCAAAAATTGTTGGTAGAAATTTGAAAAAGGGAGCAATTGTAGTTTATGAATCAACGACATATCCCGGATGCACAGAGGAATTTTGCCTCCCAATACTAGAAAAAGAAAGTGGTATGAAATTGGGTGAATTTTACATAGGATACAGTCCAGAGAGAATAAATCCTGGAGACCTAAGCCATACAATTGATAAAATCACAAAAATTGTTGCAGGATGCGATAAAGAAACAACAGATGTGCTATTAGAAACATATGGAAAAATAACAAATGTTTATCCTGCTTCATCAATAAGAGTTGCGGAATCTGCAAAGGTTATTGAAAATATCCAAAGGGACATAAATATTGCATTATTTAATGAACTAGCAATGCTTTTTGATAAACTCAATATTGATAGTAAAGAGGTATTTGATGCGGCATCTACAAAATGGAATTTTTTAAGATTTTACCCTGGATTTGTAGGTGGACATTGTATTCCCGAAGACCCTTATTATTTGGCAACGAAGTCCATTGAAGCAGGATACATTCCTGAGTTGATTTTAGCAGGACGAAGGATAAATGAAAATGTTCCTTTGTTTGTGGCAAATAAAGTCGTAAAACTATTAATTAAAAATAACAAATTAATTAAAGATACAAAAATCTGCATATTTGGTGGAACATATAAGGAAAATGTCCCAGATTTAAGGGAAAGTAAGGTTGAAGAATTAATCAATGAATTAAAAGACTTTGGTATTGAAAATATTGTTTTAATTGAACCATTAATAGATAAGGATGAAATTTTTGGAGTTAAAAACATTAAAAAACCAAAAGGAAAATATGATGTAGTCATTTATGCTGTGGACCATAATGAATTTTCCAAATATGATGTTTTAAATTGTTTAAATGAAAATGGCATTTTAATAGATATTAAAAGAAAATTTGATAAAAAAGGTGTTGAAAGCAGAGGAATTATATATTGGGGGCTTTGA
- the rfbB gene encoding dTDP-glucose 4,6-dehydratase, which yields MRILITGGAGFIGCNFVRMMVNKYPHDEIIVFDNLTYSGRIENLKDIKDKITFIKGDIANPKDLENIGKVDILYNFAAETHVDNSIKDPEPFIKSNILGVYNLLEYVRKYDIDKFVSISTDEVYGSIVEGSFKEDDPLDPSSPYSASKASGDLLCKSYYKTYGAPVIVTRSSNNYGPYHFPEKLIPKMILLAMHDKPLPIYNDGTNIRDWTYVLDNCEAIDLVSKKGKIGEVYNIAANDEWKNIDVVKLILKYLNKPESLINFVEDRPGHDFRYSINTEKIRELGWKPSMDFEEGLKATVEWYINNRWWWEPLVKGF from the coding sequence GTGAGAATACTGATTACAGGCGGGGCCGGATTCATCGGTTGTAATTTTGTTAGAATGATGGTTAACAAATACCCCCATGATGAGATAATTGTTTTTGATAACTTAACCTATTCCGGTAGAATTGAGAATTTAAAGGATATTAAAGATAAAATAACTTTTATCAAAGGAGATATTGCAAATCCAAAAGACTTAGAAAATATAGGAAAGGTCGATATACTCTACAATTTTGCGGCAGAAACTCATGTTGATAACTCAATAAAAGACCCAGAACCTTTTATTAAATCAAATATCCTTGGAGTTTATAATTTATTGGAATACGTTAGAAAGTATGATATAGATAAATTCGTTAGTATAAGTACCGATGAAGTTTATGGGAGTATTGTTGAAGGCTCGTTTAAGGAAGATGATCCATTGGATCCTTCATCACCTTATTCGGCAAGTAAGGCTTCTGGAGATTTGCTCTGTAAGAGTTATTATAAAACATACGGAGCTCCGGTTATTGTCACCCGTTCAAGTAACAACTATGGGCCATACCATTTTCCAGAGAAACTTATTCCAAAGATGATTCTTTTAGCAATGCACGATAAACCATTGCCAATATACAACGATGGTACAAATATTAGGGATTGGACCTATGTACTGGATAATTGCGAAGCTATAGATTTAGTTTCGAAAAAAGGAAAAATTGGGGAAGTTTACAACATAGCGGCAAATGATGAATGGAAAAACATTGATGTTGTAAAACTTATCTTAAAGTACCTGAATAAGCCAGAGAGCTTAATTAATTTTGTTGAGGACAGACCAGGGCATGATTTTAGATATTCAATAAACACTGAAAAAATTAGGGAGCTCGGTTGGAAACCAAGTATGGACTTTGAGGAAGGATTAAAAGCTACCGTTGAATGGTATATCAACAATAGATGGTGGTGGGAACCCTTGGTTAAAGGTTTTTGA
- the rfbA gene encoding glucose-1-phosphate thymidylyltransferase RfbA, with product MKGIILAGGSGTRLYPITYAGNKHLMPIYNKPMIYYSLSILMLSKIRDILIISTPEELPKYKKLLGNGEHLGIRLHYKEQLEPKGLAEAFIIGEEFIGDDDVCLILGDNIVYGSGLTGFLLNARQELSKEKGGIVFGQYVKDPERYGVVEFDSNGNVKGIIEKPKNPPSNYAVIGLYFYDNEVVDIAKQIKPSWRGELEITDVNNEYLKKGKLKVKLLPRGTAWFDAGTHDSFLEASNFIYSIEKRMGLMIGCLEEVAYRNGWISEEQLLKLAKPLLKTDYGKYLERLVK from the coding sequence GTGAAGGGAATAATTTTAGCAGGAGGTTCTGGAACAAGACTTTATCCTATAACTTATGCTGGGAATAAGCACCTAATGCCAATATATAATAAACCGATGATATATTATTCACTATCCATATTGATGCTTTCCAAAATAAGGGATATACTAATTATAAGTACTCCAGAGGAGCTACCAAAATATAAAAAATTATTGGGAAACGGGGAACATTTGGGAATAAGGTTGCACTATAAAGAACAGTTAGAACCAAAAGGATTGGCAGAGGCATTTATAATCGGAGAGGAGTTTATTGGCGATGATGATGTGTGCCTAATACTTGGGGACAATATCGTATATGGGAGTGGATTAACTGGATTTTTATTAAACGCAAGACAGGAACTTTCAAAAGAAAAAGGAGGGATTGTTTTTGGTCAGTATGTTAAAGATCCAGAAAGATACGGTGTTGTTGAATTTGATAGTAATGGAAATGTAAAAGGAATCATAGAAAAACCAAAAAATCCACCTTCAAATTATGCAGTAATTGGATTGTACTTCTATGATAATGAAGTTGTTGATATAGCCAAACAAATAAAGCCTTCTTGGAGAGGGGAGCTGGAAATAACCGATGTAAATAATGAATATTTAAAGAAGGGAAAGTTAAAAGTAAAGCTTTTACCAAGGGGAACGGCATGGTTTGATGCAGGAACCCACGATAGCTTTTTAGAGGCAAGTAATTTTATCTATTCAATAGAGAAAAGAATGGGATTAATGATCGGATGTTTGGAAGAAGTTGCATATCGTAATGGGTGGATATCCGAGGAACAACTTTTAAAACTTGCTAAACCACTATTAAAGACAGATTATGGAAAATATTTGGAAAGATTAGTTAAATAA